Proteins encoded together in one Corynebacterium liangguodongii window:
- a CDS encoding lactococcin 972 family bacteriocin — translation MKTRPRIATAGVAILLSMAGMAAAVAEPKDGGDWDHGSSGGRVWSNYWHPSVNHGASVQGLRYVDSGCQPAGTWARAQAPSNPIWSDGSYYRFC, via the coding sequence ATGAAGACTCGACCCAGGATTGCCACCGCCGGTGTGGCGATCCTCCTCAGCATGGCCGGGATGGCCGCGGCAGTCGCGGAGCCAAAGGACGGTGGAGATTGGGATCACGGGAGCAGCGGTGGACGAGTGTGGTCAAACTACTGGCACCCGTCGGTGAATCATGGTGCCTCGGTTCAGGGGTTGCGCTATGTTGACTCAGGTTGCCAGCCGGCGGGAACCTGGGCGCGTGCCCAGGCGCCCTCCAACCCTATCTGGTCTGATGGGTCCTACTATCGGTTCTGCTGA
- a CDS encoding ABC transporter ATP-binding protein, translated as MTGAPLINVTDACYTIGSRTLWRGLNLEVEPAEMVAITGPSGAGKTTLLNCIGLIDRFTAGRLSILNRDLSAPKESVARRFRRQELGYLFQDFALVEADSVIDNVRLALPPGTSRRDAVEKIRAALDVVGLSEKRRNIEKSKVYELSGGEQQRVALARLIVRNPRIILADEPTASLDRENGEMTLRLMRLRAEAGAAVVVVSHDPWVVDHCDREFRIAMEEN; from the coding sequence ATGACTGGGGCTCCGCTTATCAACGTCACCGACGCCTGCTACACAATTGGGTCTCGCACACTGTGGCGCGGGCTCAACCTCGAGGTTGAGCCCGCGGAAATGGTCGCCATCACCGGCCCTTCGGGGGCGGGCAAGACGACGCTTCTGAACTGTATCGGCCTGATTGATCGATTTACCGCAGGCCGGCTGAGCATCCTCAATCGTGATCTCAGCGCGCCCAAGGAAAGCGTCGCGCGGCGGTTTCGTCGTCAAGAGCTCGGCTATTTGTTCCAGGACTTTGCCCTTGTCGAGGCCGACTCGGTCATCGATAACGTCCGGTTGGCGCTTCCGCCGGGTACCTCGAGGCGCGACGCCGTGGAAAAAATCCGCGCGGCCCTCGATGTGGTCGGCCTGAGCGAAAAGAGGAGAAACATTGAGAAGTCGAAGGTGTACGAGCTCAGCGGAGGGGAGCAACAGCGCGTTGCGCTCGCTCGCTTGATCGTCCGCAACCCTCGAATCATTCTCGCCGATGAGCCGACCGCTTCGCTTGACCGCGAAAATGGCGAGATGACGCTCAGGTTGATGCGGCTACGCGCCGAGGCGGGCGCGGCTGTAGTTGTGGTCAGCCACGACCCCTGGGTCGTCGACCACTGCGACCGGGAATTCCGCATAGCAATGGAGGAGAATTAA
- a CDS encoding lactococcin 972 family bacteriocin, protein MNTKRIVLTSASVLLAAVLVVFALLFAHLIGNTPASTVDHDGGAWDTGANGGRAWSSYEHPTQWHFAEVQGHGTSRSECVAPGQVARMTVAQSWIGRNHFDAGVCEPPAAVSP, encoded by the coding sequence ATGAACACCAAACGGATTGTCTTGACGTCGGCCAGCGTGCTGCTTGCGGCGGTGCTTGTGGTCTTCGCGCTGTTGTTCGCGCACCTTATTGGAAACACACCCGCCAGCACTGTGGACCACGACGGAGGAGCGTGGGACACCGGCGCAAATGGCGGTCGAGCGTGGAGCAGCTACGAGCATCCGACGCAGTGGCACTTTGCCGAGGTGCAGGGGCACGGGACGTCGCGAAGCGAATGCGTCGCACCGGGGCAGGTGGCGCGCATGACGGTTGCTCAGAGCTGGATCGGCCGCAATCACTTCGACGCCGGCGTGTGCGAGCCGCCTGCCGCGGTGTCGCCCTAG